The Salvelinus alpinus chromosome 10, SLU_Salpinus.1, whole genome shotgun sequence genome includes the window TACCCCAAAGTCCACACAGTTGACCACAGCGGTAGAGTCCTCAGAGCAGTCCTTCCACAGGTTGGACCAGAACCAGGTCACACTGACGATTGAGGACCCACCCTGTCCCCGACCTGGGCCACCCTCCAGTAGTCGATAGCCAGGGTGCAGGCTACAAACACCCAGTCCAGCATGGACACCACGAGGCCCAGGATCTGAACCAacttcctccacattcctctgtCTGGACAGGTGGAGAGGATCGCTCACAGGGACTACCGAGGGTAAGTTAATGGAGCTATTACAAGGTTACTGGTTTTATCCAATCTAGTCACGGAATTCACAAAAATGCATCCATTAAAAAGGATTCCATATTAGTTTAGAAGAGCACAAGATAGGAGGATCGGTCTGTCAGCTGGGCGGCATATCACTCTTGGTTTAAATAGGAAACAGTGTCCGGGCAGAATTGAGTGGCAACACCAAAAACAGACTGTTTACAGGCAACCTCCCTGACTGCTTTGGCAGGTATGACTGCTGACAATATTAGGAAAGTAACATCTAAAAGAGTTGGTGATTATTTATAGACCTATAAAATATCTTGATTTTGATTGGACTACAGTTGAATCATTTGAAAagggagaacaacaacaacactgagtcagagagagcTTGGTCGAAAGGCAGAAAAGTCCTGCTTTAATGACATTATCAATAGCAATacatgaaacaatgaatgtgatGAAGCAGTTTATTTGATGATAGTGAAACACTCCCAGGACAAAAGGCCGTTAGATACAGAGACTTTCCCCCACATACAGATTCACTATTGGATCATCGTTGGGCTGGCATACGATTCAAACATTTAATCGAGTTAATCAAAGGATTTGTTGTGATTCATCGCGATTCATCGCAAATTCAGTTTTTGCTCACATTGAGTTGTCCAAAGTAACGGTTAGCAAATCAGGTAAATTGATAAAGCACACTTAATTTAACATTGTTAACGTGTTTTGACATCGAATTGTTTTTTTTAGCTGTGTAAATGATGTATTTTGGATATTCTCACTGTATTTTGAAAGCTTTCAGACAATGCGATCAATCCCGATTTAAAAAAACAGTAGTTCACTAAAATTCCAAAAAGTTAACGGATTAACTCTGACAGCCCTAatcatcatatacagtatagacaaTTGTTACTTCAGTTCGATCCAGTCAAAATCACACATACTATGGACAGAACCAGGTCATATGTAGGAGTTTTTGATAAAcggttctctctcgctcctccttgACCCACTGGATAAAGAGGACACTGTACTACTGCTGCCGCTGCTCACCTCAGAGTGCACTGACCCATGAGACCTCGACCTCGATGGACGACCAGACGTCAAAGACCCACCGCCAGATTTCAAGGACTGCCCGGAGTTTGAGGACCGCCCAGACCGCTCTGATTTGGACGCGCGACCAGACTGACCAGACTTTGAGGAGATGGCAGACACATCTGAGTGTGCAGCTTTGGAAGAAATCTTAGATGCTGATGAAACCTTGATCTTTGAGGTGATCTGGGATACTGGGGACTGTGCTGTGGTGGACTTGGCCTGGTCGCTCTCAACCTCGGGAAGTTCAGGGATGACTATAGTTTTGCTGGGAGAGATAACATACAAAATGAGAAAGAACAAATCAATGACAAGTGTATTATGAGTAAATGAATAACTATTCCATGATGAGCATGGCTATGCTTGTACTCACCTCGCGTCCCCACAGAGCAGTTTGCACACAGAGACCAAGTAGAACCAACCCCCTGTCATATGGAAAGCTGATCCCACCCAGCCAAGAAACAGAGGAGTCCCCAGgtcaaacctgtgtgtgtgtgtgtgagagagagagagagagagagagagagagagagagagagagaattaataTTATCTTGTAACTGAATGGAAAAACCTGCATCCAAGTCAACTTACTTTAAACCTTCAAAATAGGGGTTGAAGTATTCCCCGGAGACGTATTTTGCGTAGACAGCATATCCCGACGCAGCCAGAAAGCCTGCATAAGA containing:
- the LOC139532330 gene encoding claudin-10-like; the encoded protein is MKIRVMQIWGFLMTVLGWIFVACTMAMEGWKVTSIGGMGGSAIIKVAWYWSNLWKACFTDSTSVTNCQDFPVLWSVDNHIQIVRGLLMGALSVGMLGFVLSLIGMECTFLGGKDKAKHRKLFTGGVCHIISGFLAASGYAVYAKYVSGEYFNPYFEGLKFDLGTPLFLGWVGSAFHMTGGWFYLVSVCKLLCGDASKTIVIPELPEVESDQAKSTTAQSPVSQITSKIKVSSASKISSKAAHSDVSAISSKSGQSGRASKSERSGRSSNSGQSLKSGGGSLTSGRPSRSRSHGSVHSEVSSGSSSTVSSLSSGSRRSEREPFIKNSYI